From one Plantibacter flavus genomic stretch:
- a CDS encoding toxic anion resistance protein yields the protein MSTPLTPPDANEQAAASLVLHAPDAPDVVQAEEAPGMVPVPAERQTEIQQQARSFVSEVATLDPRSPEFTQKIEGISQIGGKEMVQSSGYSSRMLDRSSTSVAGAKRSGDSAQIKVATTLGDLRSTVEDLTPNQADLGVGRKILGFIPGGNKLAKYFQKYESAQTQLDKIIKSLMAGQDELLKDNASLAGEKVQLWETMQALSEYAVFAKALDAACVAKIDEARSAGRIEEAQKLEADVLFPVRQRHQDILTQLAVSVQGYLAMDLIRKNNLELIKGVDRARTTTIAALRTAVVVAQALANQKMVLDQIDAINTTTNNMILQTSEMLKDQTTRIHQQASTSGVSVETLQRAFDNVFQTMDAIDTFRAEAAKNMEGTVNALESGLEKAKPYLERSRQAEQRELR from the coding sequence ATGAGCACGCCACTCACTCCGCCAGACGCCAACGAACAGGCCGCAGCCTCCCTCGTGCTGCACGCTCCGGACGCACCGGACGTCGTGCAGGCCGAAGAGGCGCCGGGCATGGTCCCGGTCCCGGCGGAGCGCCAGACGGAGATCCAGCAGCAGGCACGCTCGTTCGTGTCCGAGGTCGCGACGCTCGACCCGCGCTCCCCCGAGTTCACGCAGAAGATCGAGGGCATCTCCCAGATCGGCGGCAAGGAGATGGTGCAGTCGAGCGGGTACTCCTCGCGCATGCTCGACCGCTCGTCGACCTCGGTCGCCGGGGCGAAGCGTTCGGGTGACAGCGCGCAGATCAAGGTCGCGACCACGCTCGGCGACCTCCGCAGCACCGTCGAGGACCTCACGCCCAACCAGGCGGACCTCGGCGTCGGCCGCAAGATCCTCGGGTTCATCCCAGGCGGCAACAAGCTCGCCAAGTACTTCCAGAAGTACGAGTCCGCGCAGACCCAGCTCGACAAGATCATCAAGTCGCTCATGGCCGGACAGGACGAACTCCTGAAGGACAACGCCTCGCTCGCGGGCGAGAAGGTCCAGCTCTGGGAGACCATGCAGGCGCTCAGCGAGTACGCCGTCTTCGCCAAGGCGCTCGACGCCGCGTGCGTCGCCAAGATCGACGAAGCCCGCTCCGCCGGGCGCATCGAAGAGGCGCAGAAGCTCGAGGCCGACGTCCTCTTCCCCGTCCGTCAGCGCCATCAGGACATCCTCACGCAGCTCGCCGTCTCGGTGCAGGGCTACCTGGCGATGGACCTCATCCGCAAGAACAACCTCGAGCTCATCAAGGGTGTCGACCGCGCGCGCACCACGACGATCGCCGCTCTTCGGACCGCCGTCGTCGTCGCGCAGGCCCTCGCGAACCAGAAGATGGTGCTCGACCAGATCGACGCGATCAACACCACGACGAACAACATGATCCTGCAGACCAGCGAGATGCTGAAGGACCAGACGACGCGCATCCACCAGCAGGCGTCCACCTCGGGCGTCAGCGTCGAGACCCTGCAGCGCGCGTTCGACAACGTCTTCCAGACCATGGACGCGATCGACACCTTCCGCGCCGAAGCCGCCAAGAACATGGAGGGCACCGTCAACGCGCTCGAGTCGGGCCTCGAGAAGGCGAAGCCGTACCTCGAGCGCAGCCGTCAGGCCGAGCAGCGCGAACTGCGGTAG
- a CDS encoding TerD family protein: MAGLTLEKGNNLSLTKTSPGLTVATVGLGWDPRTTSGEAFDLDASALLIGANGKVRSSADFIFYNQPASADGSVKHLGDNRTGDGEGDDEQISVDLNAVGADVERVVIAVSIDKADERRQNFGQVRGAYCRIVDQDGTEIVRFDLSEDAAPETAMLFSELYRNGSEWKFKAVGQGYTTGLAGIAGDFGVPLG, translated from the coding sequence ATGGCAGGACTCACCCTCGAAAAGGGCAACAACCTCTCGCTCACCAAGACCAGCCCCGGCCTGACGGTCGCGACGGTCGGCCTCGGGTGGGACCCGCGCACCACGAGCGGTGAGGCCTTCGACCTCGACGCCTCGGCGCTGCTGATCGGCGCGAACGGCAAGGTGCGCTCCTCCGCCGACTTCATCTTCTACAACCAGCCCGCCTCGGCGGACGGTTCGGTCAAGCACCTCGGTGACAACCGCACCGGCGACGGCGAGGGCGACGACGAGCAGATCTCGGTCGACCTGAACGCGGTCGGCGCCGACGTCGAGCGCGTGGTCATCGCCGTGTCGATCGACAAGGCCGACGAGCGTCGCCAGAACTTCGGCCAGGTCCGCGGCGCGTACTGCCGCATCGTCGACCAGGACGGCACCGAGATCGTCCGCTTCGACCTCAGCGAGGACGCCGCTCCCGAGACCGCCATGCTGTTCTCGGAGCTCTACCGCAACGGATCCGAGTGGAAGTTCAAGGCCGTCGGCCAGGGCTACACCACCGGTCTCGCCGGCATCGCCGGCGACTTCGGCGTCCCGCTCGGCTGA
- a CDS encoding TerD family protein: MGLSLEKGQSLSLTKQDGGSLTRIRLGLGWDGVAPVKRGFFGRAASAPDIDLDASAIFFDATGKVLDTIWFQQLASKDGSATHTGDNLTGAGDGDDETILVDLSKVAPSVQQIVFVISSYSRQTFDTVQNAFSRIIDDSTPGSPEVARYQLTDSGPHTAMIMSKVSREGNGWTFKAIGERANGRSVMDLLGPAAQAL, from the coding sequence ATGGGTCTGAGTCTGGAAAAGGGCCAGTCGCTCTCACTGACGAAGCAGGACGGTGGCTCGCTCACGCGGATCCGTCTCGGCCTCGGCTGGGACGGCGTCGCACCGGTGAAGCGCGGCTTCTTCGGTCGCGCAGCCTCCGCGCCCGACATCGACCTGGACGCCTCGGCGATCTTCTTCGACGCCACCGGCAAGGTCCTCGACACCATCTGGTTCCAGCAGCTCGCGAGCAAGGACGGCTCGGCCACCCACACCGGCGACAACCTCACCGGCGCGGGCGACGGTGACGACGAGACCATCCTGGTCGACCTCTCGAAGGTGGCGCCGTCGGTCCAGCAGATCGTGTTCGTGATCAGCAGCTACAGCCGGCAGACCTTCGACACGGTGCAGAACGCCTTCAGTCGCATCATCGACGACTCGACCCCCGGCTCGCCCGAGGTCGCCCGCTACCAGCTCACCGACTCCGGGCCGCACACGGCGATGATCATGTCGAAGGTCTCGCGCGAGGGCAACGGTTGGACCTTCAAGGCGATCGGCGAGCGCGCCAACGGGCGCTCCGTCATGGATCTGCTCGGTCCGGCCGCCCAGGCCCTCTGA
- a CDS encoding TerC family protein, protein MEIPGYVWLLTIVGILALLAFDFIFHVRKAHEPTLPEAAKWSALYVGFALIFGVGVLIFGGGTLGSEYFAGYITEKALSVDNLFVFLIIMSSFRVPRADQQKVLLFGIVFALIARTGFIFLGAAAVNAWSWLFYIFGAFLIFTAVKLLRPEEENEDEANNFVIRLAKRLFKTTDRYDGDKLVTIENGKKVLTPMLLVMVAIGGTDLLFALDSIPAIFGLTQNAYIVFTATAFSLLGLRQLYFLIDGLLDRLIFLSYGLAAILGFIGVKLVLHALHENTLPFINGGEHVPVFEIETGLSLAVIVGILLVTVLLSLLSPAGRAHTIISDARSQAKKIVLHADSPEDIPVGHHVDEVELETSYTRMVERQKSFANLKPKHQAKAADDEELQRLLARAHELQAKGSDSRGLL, encoded by the coding sequence ATGGAAATCCCCGGATACGTCTGGCTGCTGACGATCGTCGGCATCCTGGCCCTCCTCGCCTTCGACTTCATCTTCCACGTACGCAAGGCCCACGAGCCGACGCTGCCGGAAGCCGCGAAGTGGTCGGCCCTCTACGTCGGTTTCGCCCTCATCTTCGGTGTCGGCGTCCTCATCTTCGGCGGCGGGACGCTCGGGTCCGAGTACTTCGCCGGCTACATCACGGAGAAGGCCCTGTCGGTCGACAACCTCTTCGTCTTCCTCATCATCATGTCGAGCTTCCGCGTGCCGCGTGCCGACCAGCAGAAGGTGCTGCTCTTCGGCATCGTCTTCGCGCTCATCGCCCGCACCGGGTTCATCTTCCTCGGCGCCGCCGCGGTCAACGCGTGGTCCTGGCTGTTCTACATCTTCGGCGCGTTCCTCATCTTCACCGCCGTCAAGCTGCTCCGTCCGGAGGAGGAGAACGAGGACGAGGCGAACAACTTCGTCATCCGACTCGCCAAGCGCCTCTTCAAGACGACCGACCGCTACGACGGCGACAAGCTCGTCACCATCGAGAACGGCAAGAAGGTCCTCACCCCGATGCTGCTCGTCATGGTCGCCATCGGCGGCACCGACCTGCTCTTCGCGCTCGACTCGATCCCCGCGATCTTCGGCCTCACGCAGAACGCGTACATCGTCTTCACGGCGACCGCGTTCTCGCTCCTCGGCCTCCGTCAGCTCTACTTCCTCATCGACGGCCTGCTCGACCGCCTCATCTTCCTCAGCTACGGCCTGGCGGCGATCCTCGGTTTCATCGGTGTGAAGCTCGTCCTGCACGCACTGCACGAGAACACGCTGCCGTTCATCAACGGCGGTGAGCACGTCCCGGTCTTCGAGATCGAGACGGGCCTCTCGCTCGCGGTCATCGTCGGCATCCTCCTCGTGACGGTCCTGCTGTCGCTCCTCAGCCCGGCGGGCCGTGCCCACACGATCATCAGCGACGCCCGCAGCCAGGCCAAGAAGATCGTGCTCCACGCGGACTCCCCCGAGGACATCCCGGTCGGCCACCACGTGGACGAGGTCGAGCTCGAGACGAGCTACACCCGCATGGTCGAGCGCCAGAAGTCCTTCGCCAACCTGAAGCCCAAGCACCAGGCGAAGGCGGCCGACGACGAGGAGCTCCAGCGGCTGCTCGCCCGAGCCCACGAGCTGCAGGCCAAGGGCTCCGACTCACGCGGCCTGCTCTGA
- a CDS encoding MarR family winged helix-turn-helix transcriptional regulator codes for MSDEVDPADAGAVIQASLASVLRWSTRADNRRSLHDAEGAALTGTDAWLLEYVITAGPIRMSTVAGWMDVDKSTATAEVRRLEEGGLVVRETDPSDRRAVLVSATEEGRTALERHRQAAQQVYNTLVGKWSEHDRVELARLLSRFVDEFSWVSDAVSRHNASR; via the coding sequence ATGAGCGATGAGGTCGACCCAGCCGACGCCGGCGCCGTCATCCAGGCGTCGCTCGCGTCCGTGCTCCGGTGGTCCACCCGGGCCGACAACCGGCGTTCCCTCCACGACGCCGAAGGCGCAGCCCTGACCGGCACGGACGCGTGGCTCCTCGAGTACGTGATCACCGCCGGCCCGATCCGCATGTCGACGGTCGCGGGCTGGATGGACGTCGACAAGTCGACCGCGACGGCCGAGGTCCGTCGCCTCGAGGAGGGTGGTCTCGTCGTCCGGGAGACGGATCCGAGCGACCGTCGAGCGGTGCTCGTCAGCGCCACGGAGGAGGGACGCACGGCTCTCGAGCGGCATCGGCAGGCGGCCCAGCAGGTCTACAACACGCTCGTCGGCAAGTGGAGCGAACACGATCGCGTGGAGCTCGCCCGACTCCTCTCGCGGTTCGTCGACGAGTTCTCCTGGGTCAGCGACGCGGTCTCCCGGCACAACGCGAGTCGCTGA
- a CDS encoding GtrA family protein — protein MIRPFPKPRALLRRPIVREVAAFGLVGGVGFLVDVGVFNLLAYTVFLHTGTSGLLVAKGVSTTLAIVANWVGNRLLTFRAHRRSDVAREALEFGIVSLAGGAIALGCLWVSHDALHLTTPLADNVSANIVGLALGSAFRFVLYRFWVYGPRAERTGSIPVRVDP, from the coding sequence GTGATCCGGCCCTTCCCGAAACCGCGCGCGCTGCTCCGGCGCCCGATCGTCCGCGAGGTCGCCGCCTTCGGCCTCGTCGGCGGCGTCGGCTTCCTCGTCGACGTCGGGGTCTTCAACCTCCTCGCGTACACCGTGTTCCTCCACACCGGCACCTCCGGGCTGCTCGTGGCGAAGGGTGTCTCCACGACGCTCGCCATCGTGGCCAACTGGGTGGGCAACCGGCTCCTCACCTTCCGCGCCCATCGGCGCTCGGACGTCGCCCGCGAAGCGCTCGAGTTCGGCATTGTGAGCCTCGCGGGAGGCGCGATCGCCCTGGGCTGCCTCTGGGTCTCCCACGACGCACTGCACCTGACGACACCGTTGGCGGACAACGTGTCGGCGAACATCGTCGGCCTGGCCCTCGGCTCCGCGTTCCGCTTCGTGCTGTATCGCTTCTGGGTGTACGGGCCACGGGCGGAGCGGACCGGGTCGATCCCGGTGCGCGTGGACCCGTGA
- a CDS encoding glycosyltransferase family 39 protein, which yields MTATITVPTAPSRRRWDALRTLLGGRAVPWVVGLFATLVSLIGIGTPSYWGDEAASVLAAERPLPVMFGMIGHIDAVHGLYYAFLHVWTGAFGTAEAVTRFPSAVGVGLAAAGTVVLARALFTPAIGITAGLVFAVIPQVTRMGAETRSYALGMAAVVWLTVWFVSLVRRRSTSRRSWALFAVGSAASMYLFLYLAMLLLVHATWMVLQRPGRRVMRAWGWSLVGALVLGAPIVIAGIAQREQIAFLGRRDYATPESVLVGQWFQTPAFAVLAWLLIVLAPIGVLVVRRSSRQRRALAMIAVWALAPTALLIIGNTLVTPMYNLRYVTFCVPAVAIMMALGLRTIVDLLPKRVDRMAATAAGVALVLALATPVLVEQRGPFAKDDGSDLRQTAEVVQAHASPGDAVVFDQSVKPSRKSRLAIDLYPQAFAGLDDVALETSYRDRPELWDLAAPLSEIHDRLIGHDTVWVVEGSSTSPDVADLEALGYRVEQRIPVNRSIVFELVRS from the coding sequence ATGACTGCGACGATCACCGTCCCGACCGCGCCCTCGCGCCGTCGGTGGGACGCCCTCCGCACCCTCCTCGGCGGCCGCGCCGTGCCCTGGGTGGTCGGCCTGTTCGCCACCCTCGTCTCGCTCATCGGCATCGGGACGCCGTCGTACTGGGGTGACGAGGCGGCGAGCGTCCTCGCCGCCGAACGTCCGCTCCCTGTCATGTTCGGGATGATCGGCCACATCGACGCCGTCCACGGCCTGTACTACGCGTTCCTGCACGTCTGGACCGGAGCCTTCGGTACCGCCGAGGCCGTGACGCGGTTCCCGAGTGCGGTCGGGGTCGGCCTGGCCGCGGCCGGCACGGTCGTGCTCGCGAGGGCGCTCTTCACCCCGGCGATCGGCATCACGGCGGGCCTCGTGTTCGCCGTGATCCCCCAGGTCACGAGGATGGGCGCCGAAACACGTTCCTACGCGTTGGGCATGGCCGCGGTCGTGTGGCTGACGGTGTGGTTCGTGTCGCTCGTGCGTCGCCGGTCCACATCACGCCGCAGCTGGGCCCTCTTCGCCGTCGGGAGCGCCGCCTCGATGTACCTGTTCCTGTACCTCGCGATGCTCCTCCTCGTGCACGCCACCTGGATGGTGCTCCAGCGCCCCGGGCGGCGGGTGATGCGAGCCTGGGGCTGGTCCCTCGTCGGTGCACTGGTCCTCGGCGCTCCGATCGTGATCGCGGGCATCGCGCAGCGCGAGCAGATCGCGTTCCTGGGCAGACGGGACTACGCGACGCCGGAATCGGTGCTCGTCGGCCAGTGGTTCCAGACGCCGGCCTTCGCCGTGCTCGCGTGGCTGCTGATCGTGCTCGCTCCCATCGGAGTCCTCGTGGTCCGCCGATCCTCCCGACAGCGTCGCGCACTGGCGATGATCGCCGTCTGGGCCCTCGCACCGACGGCGCTGCTCATCATCGGCAACACCCTCGTGACGCCGATGTACAACCTGCGCTACGTCACCTTCTGCGTCCCGGCCGTCGCGATCATGATGGCGCTCGGACTCCGGACGATCGTCGACCTCCTGCCGAAGCGAGTCGACCGCATGGCGGCGACCGCGGCCGGTGTCGCGCTCGTGCTGGCGCTCGCGACCCCGGTCCTCGTGGAACAGCGCGGCCCGTTCGCGAAGGACGACGGCAGCGACCTCCGGCAGACCGCGGAGGTCGTCCAGGCCCACGCCTCGCCGGGCGACGCGGTCGTCTTCGACCAGTCCGTGAAGCCCTCTCGCAAGTCGCGGCTCGCGATCGACCTCTACCCGCAGGCCTTCGCCGGCCTCGACGATGTGGCGCTCGAGACGAGCTACCGCGACCGCCCCGAGCTCTGGGACCTGGCCGCGCCGCTGTCGGAGATCCACGACCGGCTCATCGGCCACGACACCGTCTGGGTCGTCGAAGGGTCGAGCACCTCTCCGGACGTGGCGGATCTGGAGGCCCTCGGCTACCGCGTCGAGCAGCGCATCCCCGTCAACCGCAGCATCGTCTTCGAGCTGGTCAGGTCGTGA
- a CDS encoding HNH endonuclease signature motif containing protein: MTETTASAVRAGDEYAAQLAEFSDQYADIQRRRANLDAEEARLLARSAAYADAYADSVVPAVFPPAERLALSRRSTCAALAMATRTPEQTVQRAINDAERLVNEAPAVLESLETGRISARHAQTIIDQLCDVPVAGRAAFLAEVLPVAEESTNANLRRRARVLRERLHPESITARAVRSEADRRVEFEPAADGMAWVHLFTTAPIAQGIVERVEAAAAASRAAGDTRTCAQLQADALAALALTGVTPEDVMSSPMLPHPIEVQEHIVPTVQITVPALSMAGVSDAPATLDGYGPIDPETAARIAVNAPSFTRILVQPETGAVLSEGRNQYRVPADLQRAVRLRDGTCRAPGCGRRARACDLDHSVAWEDGGTTDVGNLACLCRHHHRMKHLPGWNLDHGPGGVLDWTTPDGKHHRTEPDPAPF; the protein is encoded by the coding sequence ATGACCGAGACCACCGCCTCCGCAGTTCGAGCCGGCGACGAGTACGCCGCGCAGCTCGCGGAGTTCTCGGACCAGTACGCGGACATCCAGCGGCGTCGCGCCAACCTGGACGCTGAAGAGGCCCGCCTCCTCGCCCGCTCAGCGGCCTACGCGGACGCCTACGCCGACTCGGTCGTTCCGGCCGTGTTCCCGCCGGCCGAGCGCCTGGCGCTCTCGCGCCGCTCCACGTGTGCAGCCCTCGCGATGGCGACGCGCACGCCCGAGCAGACCGTCCAGCGAGCGATCAACGACGCCGAGCGCCTGGTGAACGAAGCGCCGGCCGTCCTCGAATCCCTCGAAACCGGTCGCATCTCGGCGCGGCACGCGCAGACGATCATCGACCAACTCTGTGACGTCCCGGTAGCCGGGCGGGCTGCGTTCCTCGCAGAAGTCCTGCCAGTCGCGGAGGAGTCCACCAACGCGAACCTCCGCAGGCGCGCCCGCGTCCTGCGCGAGCGCCTCCACCCCGAGTCCATCACCGCCCGAGCGGTCCGCTCCGAGGCAGACCGCCGGGTTGAGTTCGAGCCCGCAGCCGACGGCATGGCGTGGGTGCACCTGTTCACCACGGCGCCGATCGCGCAGGGCATCGTCGAGCGCGTCGAGGCGGCCGCCGCGGCCTCGCGCGCTGCGGGCGACACCCGCACCTGCGCACAACTGCAAGCGGACGCACTCGCGGCGCTCGCCCTCACCGGTGTCACGCCGGAAGATGTCATGTCGAGCCCGATGCTCCCGCACCCGATCGAAGTGCAGGAGCACATCGTCCCCACCGTCCAGATCACGGTCCCGGCGCTCAGCATGGCCGGTGTCTCGGACGCCCCGGCAACCCTGGACGGCTACGGGCCAATCGACCCCGAGACCGCCGCACGCATCGCGGTGAACGCACCGAGCTTCACCCGGATCCTCGTCCAGCCTGAAACCGGTGCGGTCCTCTCGGAAGGGCGGAATCAGTACCGCGTTCCGGCCGACCTGCAACGCGCGGTCCGCCTCCGGGACGGCACCTGTCGGGCGCCAGGCTGCGGCAGACGCGCCAGAGCCTGCGATCTCGATCACTCCGTCGCGTGGGAAGACGGCGGCACAACGGATGTCGGAAACCTCGCCTGCCTGTGTCGACATCATCACCGGATGAAGCACCTGCCGGGTTGGAACCTCGACCACGGGCCAGGTGGTGTGCTCGACTGGACGACACCCGACGGGAAACACCACCGAACGGAACCGGACCCCGCGCCGTTCTGA
- a CDS encoding CsbD family protein, giving the protein MSAGDKIKNAAEDLAGKAKEAVGKATDNDKLIAEGKADQAKSDVKQAGENVKDAFKN; this is encoded by the coding sequence ATGAGCGCAGGAGACAAGATCAAGAACGCCGCCGAAGACCTCGCGGGCAAGGCCAAAGAGGCCGTCGGCAAGGCGACAGACAACGACAAGCTCATCGCGGAGGGCAAGGCCGACCAGGCCAAGTCCGACGTGAAGCAGGCCGGTGAGAACGTGAAGGACGCGTTCAAGAACTGA
- a CDS encoding VIT1/CCC1 transporter family protein, giving the protein MSSSPPTGGHPDEPHRGDLAGRLNWLRAGVLGANDGIVSVASLVVGVAGATTDSTPLLAAGVAGLVGGAISMALGEYVSVSSQRDSQRALIAKERRELSDDPEAELAELAGIYEAKGLQPTTARRVAEELTAHDPLTAHLEAELGITEDAVVSPWAAAGASALAFTIGALLPLLAILLPPPEVRVPITFIVVLIALALTGFTSARIGGNPALRPTIRVVVGGALALAVTFAIGTLLGTSGVV; this is encoded by the coding sequence ATGAGCTCCTCACCACCGACCGGCGGCCACCCGGACGAACCGCACCGCGGTGACCTCGCGGGCCGCTTGAACTGGCTCCGTGCGGGTGTGCTCGGCGCGAACGACGGCATCGTCTCCGTCGCGTCCCTCGTCGTCGGTGTCGCCGGTGCCACGACCGACAGCACCCCGCTCCTCGCCGCGGGTGTCGCCGGGCTCGTCGGTGGTGCGATCTCCATGGCGCTCGGCGAGTACGTGTCGGTGAGCAGCCAGCGGGACAGTCAGCGCGCCCTCATCGCGAAGGAGCGGCGGGAGCTCTCCGACGACCCCGAGGCCGAGCTCGCGGAACTCGCCGGGATCTACGAGGCGAAGGGGCTCCAGCCGACGACCGCGAGGCGGGTCGCCGAGGAGCTGACCGCACACGATCCGCTCACGGCGCACCTCGAGGCCGAACTCGGCATCACCGAGGACGCCGTCGTGAGCCCGTGGGCGGCCGCCGGCGCATCGGCGCTCGCCTTCACGATCGGGGCACTGCTCCCCCTGCTCGCGATCCTGCTGCCGCCGCCCGAGGTGCGCGTCCCGATCACCTTCATCGTCGTGCTCATCGCGCTGGCGCTCACCGGGTTCACGAGCGCGAGGATCGGCGGCAACCCCGCGCTCCGCCCGACCATCCGTGTCGTGGTCGGTGGAGCGCTCGCCCTCGCCGTCACCTTCGCGATCGGCACCCTGCTCGGCACGAGCGGCGTGGTCTGA
- the nhaA gene encoding Na+/H+ antiporter NhaA has translation MPDAHRSHDLPADQAPHSIWRGIHQTLQQDTVGGALLVVATALALVLANTGASDFYLSVRDFTFGPEALHLNLSIGAWAADGLLAIFFFVVGLELKEEFVAGKLRNPKTAALPIAAAVGGVVVPAVIYVLVNLSAGPDALQGWAIPAATDIAFAVAVIAVVGKFLPPALRTFLLTLAVVDDLIAISIIAIFYTDHIEFLPLAIAAVPLAIFAVLVQRGVRAWWVLIPLGLCTWALIHASGIHATVAGVLLGFMVPVFATKRARVQVGTTAEGRPVYDGLAAHFADRWSVVSTAVAVPIFAFFSAGVVIGGISGLVESFQDTIALGIIAGLVLGKPIGITVTTFLVTRLPGLRLDPSIRWVDLVGMAFVAGIGFTVSLLVGELSFGVGSESDDHVKVGVLAGSLIAAAIGAAILAARNRVYRRGVTAGSSTPNAGGSPD, from the coding sequence ATGCCCGACGCTCACCGCTCACACGACCTGCCGGCCGACCAGGCCCCGCACTCGATCTGGCGTGGCATCCACCAGACGCTCCAACAGGACACCGTCGGTGGTGCCCTCCTCGTCGTCGCAACCGCACTCGCGCTCGTGCTCGCCAACACCGGTGCCTCCGACTTCTACCTGAGCGTCCGCGACTTCACCTTCGGTCCGGAGGCGCTCCATCTGAACCTCTCCATCGGTGCCTGGGCGGCCGACGGGCTCCTCGCGATCTTCTTCTTCGTCGTCGGCCTGGAACTCAAGGAGGAGTTCGTCGCCGGAAAGCTCCGGAACCCCAAGACCGCGGCGCTCCCCATCGCCGCAGCCGTCGGCGGCGTGGTCGTGCCCGCCGTCATCTACGTCCTCGTGAACCTGAGCGCTGGGCCCGACGCGCTGCAGGGCTGGGCGATCCCGGCCGCCACGGACATCGCGTTCGCCGTCGCCGTGATCGCGGTGGTCGGCAAGTTCCTACCGCCGGCACTGCGGACCTTCCTGCTCACGCTCGCCGTGGTGGACGACCTCATCGCCATCAGCATCATCGCGATCTTCTACACCGACCACATCGAGTTCCTGCCCCTCGCGATCGCGGCCGTGCCGCTCGCGATCTTCGCCGTGCTCGTCCAGCGCGGCGTCCGGGCCTGGTGGGTGCTCATCCCGCTCGGTCTGTGCACCTGGGCGCTCATCCACGCCTCCGGTATCCACGCGACCGTCGCCGGCGTGCTGCTCGGCTTCATGGTGCCCGTCTTCGCGACGAAGCGCGCCCGCGTCCAGGTGGGGACCACCGCCGAGGGGCGCCCGGTCTACGACGGGCTCGCCGCGCACTTCGCCGACCGCTGGAGTGTCGTGTCCACGGCGGTCGCCGTCCCGATCTTCGCCTTCTTCTCCGCGGGCGTGGTCATCGGCGGGATCTCCGGGCTCGTCGAGTCCTTCCAGGACACCATCGCACTCGGGATCATCGCCGGACTCGTCCTCGGCAAGCCGATCGGCATCACGGTGACGACGTTCCTCGTCACGCGCCTGCCCGGGCTCAGGCTCGACCCCTCGATCCGTTGGGTCGACCTCGTCGGCATGGCGTTCGTCGCGGGCATCGGATTCACGGTGTCGCTGCTCGTCGGTGAACTGTCCTTCGGTGTCGGCAGCGAGTCCGACGACCACGTCAAGGTCGGTGTGCTCGCCGGCTCGCTCATCGCCGCCGCCATCGGTGCCGCGATCCTCGCCGCCCGCAACCGCGTCTACCGGCGTGGGGTCACGGCTGGAAGTAGTACGCCGAATGCAGGCGGCAGCCCGGATTGA
- a CDS encoding CHY zinc finger protein, with amino-acid sequence MSGGGDTVHVLGKTVDDETRCVHYATTLDVIAIRFACCGEYYPCHLCHAECADHPAEQWPREQRDREAILCGVCSTELTIERYLEVDACPNCGARFNPGCRLHSAYYFQP; translated from the coding sequence ATGAGCGGCGGCGGCGACACCGTGCACGTCCTCGGGAAGACGGTCGACGACGAGACGCGCTGCGTCCACTACGCGACCACGCTCGACGTCATCGCGATCCGCTTCGCCTGCTGCGGCGAGTACTACCCGTGCCACCTGTGCCACGCGGAGTGCGCCGACCACCCGGCCGAGCAGTGGCCGCGCGAGCAGCGCGACCGCGAGGCGATCCTGTGCGGCGTGTGCTCGACGGAGTTGACGATCGAGCGCTACCTGGAAGTCGACGCCTGCCCGAACTGTGGCGCCCGGTTCAATCCGGGCTGCCGCCTGCATTCGGCGTACTACTTCCAGCCGTGA
- a CDS encoding energy-coupling factor transporter transmembrane component T family protein, giving the protein MITLYRPGSGWLHRAPAGPKALGILVVVLAISLLPTSWWTAGIATTVTVIAYLVSGLGLGELGRQLLLIRWIITITVAGQLLFLDVESAVSNTSRIVAAILLAGLLVLSTRVADLLDAFERVLQPLGRFGVDPSRIALMLAVAINTVPVLARLATSVREAQRARGAGSNLVTFVVPFLVVSLKHADELGEALTARGVR; this is encoded by the coding sequence GTGATCACCCTCTACCGCCCCGGCTCCGGCTGGCTCCATCGCGCGCCGGCCGGCCCGAAGGCGCTCGGCATCCTCGTCGTGGTGCTCGCGATCTCGCTCCTACCGACGAGCTGGTGGACCGCGGGCATCGCCACCACCGTGACCGTCATCGCCTACCTCGTCTCGGGTCTCGGCCTCGGCGAGCTCGGACGGCAGCTCCTGCTCATCCGCTGGATCATCACGATCACGGTGGCCGGCCAACTGCTGTTCCTCGACGTCGAGTCCGCCGTGTCGAACACGTCCCGCATCGTCGCCGCCATCCTGCTCGCGGGCCTCCTCGTGCTGAGCACGCGCGTCGCCGACCTGCTCGACGCCTTCGAGCGCGTCCTCCAGCCCCTGGGTCGCTTCGGTGTCGACCCCTCGCGCATCGCCCTGATGCTCGCCGTCGCGATCAACACGGTGCCGGTCCTCGCCCGCCTGGCCACGAGCGTCCGGGAGGCGCAGCGGGCGCGCGGGGCGGGGTCGAACCTGGTGACCTTCGTCGTGCCGTTCCTCGTGGTGTCGCTGAAGCACGCCGACGAACTCGGTGAGGCCCTCACCGCCCGGGGCGTCCGATGA